From Micromonospora echinospora:
AGTGGGCGAGCTGGTTGTTCGCGGCCCCGGTGACCACCTTCGCCCGCAGCACCGGCACGGTCTCGTCGTTCAGCGCGCCGCCGAGCGCGCACGGGGCGTACACGTCGATGTCGGAGGCGACGAGCGCCGCGGTGTCGTCGACCAGGGTGACCTGCGGGTGGGTGGTGCGCGCCCACTCCAGGGCGCGGGGGTTCACGTCGGTCGCCACCACCTCGGCGCCGTCGTCGAGCAGGTGGGCGGTCAGGTACTTGCCGACCTTGCCCAGCCCGGACACGCCGACCCGCCGGCCGGCCAGCGTCGGGCTGCCCCAGACGTGCTCGGCGGCGGCCCGCATGCCCTGGAACACGCCCCACGCGGTGAGGATCGAGGAGTCACCGGCGCCGCCGTGCTCCACGCTGCGGCCGGTGACGTACCGGGTCTCGCGCGCGATCACGTCCATGTCCGCGACGTACGTGCCGACGTCGCAGGCGGTGTAGTAGCGGCCGTTGAGCGACTCGACGAAGCGGCCGTACGCGCGCAGCAGCGCCTCGCTCTTGATCTGCTCGGGGTCGCCCCAGATGACCGCCTTGCCGCCACCGAGGTCGAGGTTCGCCAGGGCGTTCTTGTACGCCATGCCGCGCGAGAGGTCGAGCACGTCGGCGAGGGCGTCCTCCTCCGTCGCGTACGGGTAGAACCGGGTGCCGCCGAGCGCGGGGCCCAGCGCGGTGGAGTAGATCCCGATGATCGCCTTCAGGCCGGACTGCTTGTCCTGGCAGAACACGACCTGCTCATGCCCCGTGGAAACGGGGTCGTCGGTGCTGGCGAATACGCCCATGGCTGACTCCTGTGTCGGTGAGCGCCCTTGTGGGGAGCGGAACCTGGTGGCACGCCGGCGGGATGGTGCCGGTGTCTCTGAGCCTAATATCGGCCGGGACCGTACTGTCGCGCACGTCACGCCACGGGCTTGCGGGCGGCGACGGGGGGTCCCGTCTCGTGGGAGGATCGCGCCGTGCCGTCGCTCTTCGCTTCATACCTGCGCGTGTACGAGCCGTTGACCGCCTTCGACAGGGACCGGCAGTCGTACTGGCGCCGGTACGTCAGCGAAGGCCGGGCGATCGCCCCGCTGGAGGGGCCGGTACGACAACGGACCGCGGTGATCGAGGCGCTGGGCGCGGGCTGGACCCGATTGCCCGACCTGCCCGACGAGGCGTACGTCCTGGAGTCGGACGACTCGTTGCTGGTCTGCCCCTGGAACCTGCGTATCCGGGTCGCCGAGGCGGCGCTGAGCGCCCGCGACGGCGTGCCCTCGGTGTTGGCCGACGCGTTCGTGCCGCCGGTGCTCGCCGGGCAGGCCAAGGCCGTGGTGGAGGACTGGCGCAGCGGCGCCCGGGTGCTGGAGCACGGCGTGCCCAGGGTGCACGAGCAGATCGCCACCTGGGGCGTGCCGCTGCGCTGGTTCGTGCTGTTCGAAGCCGGCGAGCGGCACCTGGTCACCGAGCCGGAGCGGCGCGCGCTGCGCTACCGCACCGAGATCTCCAAGGCGCGCCGCCGGGCCTCGCGGGCGCTGTCGGTGCTGCGCAAGTCGATCGGCGAGGCGCCGATCACCGAGGCGGTCGAGGAGGCCGCCCGGTGGCTGGAGGAGTTCCACCCGCGCTCGGTGGTCGAGCTGGACTACGGCGGCCTGGTGCAACTGCTGCCGGACGAGACGCTCGAGGCCGACGACTCGACCGATCTGGTGGCCACCGGACTGTCCGGACTGGGCCGGGGCGAGGCGGAGGAGGCGTCCGCCGCGTACGACAAGCTGGTCGCCCGCTGGCGCGCGGTGCAGCTGCTGGAGCGCTGCAATTGACGCCCGGTTTGCCCCTTTAAGTGGCCTTAGACACGAGAGTGTCTCGTAGTTGATGCGTCACGACCCGTGATCATGAGTCCGAATAAGGTACTTTCTGCGGCATAAAAGTCGTAAAAATCGGGCATGCTTCATCCGTCCGTCTAGGGACCTTCAGCCGTTCGGCCCATGTCGGACATCGGGGACTAGCCGGACCATGGGAGACGCGTCGGCCGGCGGGACCCCGGCCGATGTCTATACATGTGGAGGAGTGACCCCGATGGCATCGCGAACGCACGAACCTGAGCCGCTACTCACACCGGCCGAGGTGGCGTCGATGTTCCGTGTCGACCCTAAAACGGTGACCCGGTGGGCCAAGGCTGGCAAGCTCAGCGCCATCCGGACCCTTGGCGGTCACCGCCGCTACCGTGAGTCAGAGGTTCGGGCCCTGCTGCAGGGGCAGATCCCCCAGCAGCGCCAGGGAGACTGACGAACCGGCGTTCTCCGGCGTTCCCGATCAGGGGCGGTGCCGTCGCGGCAGCGACGATCCACCGCCCTTAATCGCGTCCGGGCTCAATCGTGTCCGGGGGCCGCGCCGTCCAGCACGATCCGCAACCCCACAGTGCCCCCCTCGCCCCGGCGCAGCCGGCTGCCCAGCAGGCTCAGCCGCCCGATCAGCCGGTACTTCTGCTTGAGCAGGCCCCGCACCCGCTGGGTGCTCTCCGGACCGGCGATCGTCGCGTGCCCCGGCACCGCCTCGCCGTGCGGCCGCCCGCGCACGTCGCACGGCGCCACAGTCACCCGGCCGTCGCGCCGGATCCGCTTCACCTTGCCGGAGTCGGACACCGTCCACACCGCCAGCGAGTCACCGTCGCGCACCGCCCACACCGGTGTCGCCACCGCCCGGCCGTCCTTGCGGAACGTGGTGAGCAGGACGTACTTCTCCGCCGCCAGGCGGTCCAGGTCGGTCACGCCGCCCAGGATACGGCGGCGACAGCCCGGCCGAGCACGGATAGCGTGCTCACATGACCGGGGAACCCGAGATCGGCGACGTGTTCGGCGAGATGATCCGCGACGCGTACGCGGTCGCCACCGGGATCGGACCCCGGCCGATGGCAGGTGGACGCCTGCCCCGCCCGGTCATCGAGATCATCGAACGGGACGACGGGCTGATCAACGGCGCGCCCGCGGGGCACTACCTGGACCCGCCGCAGCTGTGGCAGCCGCACGACCACCGGGCCGTGGACCGGGTACGCGGGCACGTGCTCGACGTCGGCGTCGGCGCCGGACGGATCGCGCTGGAACTCCAGGAGCGCGGCGTGCCGGTCACCGGCCTGGACACCTCGCTGGGCGCGCTGCGGGTCAGCCGGCACCGGGGCGTACGCGACCTCGTCCACGGCACCGTCGACGAGCACGCCGCCGACGGACCGCGCTACGACACGTTCCTGCTGCTCGGCAACAACCTCGGACTGTTCGAGGGGCGGGAACGGGCGCCAGCGATGCTGGCCGCGCTCGCCGCCCTGGCGCGCCCCGGCGCCCGGGTGATCGCCCATGGCACCGACCCGTACGGCACCACCGACCCGGCGCACACCGGCTACCACGAGCGCAACCGGCAACGGGGCCGGCTGGGCGGGCAACTGCGGCTGCGGCTGCGCTACCGGCTGCTCGGCACCGGGTGGTTCGACTACCTGGTCTGCTCGCCCGAGGAGTTCGCCGAGCTGGTCCACGGCTCACCGTGGCAACTGGCCGACGTGGACGACACCGACCACCCCTACTACCTCGCCACCCTGGCGCTGCGGCGTTAGGAAGGGCCCCTTTCAAGCGCCTACGCGTTAACAAGGGGCCCTTCCTTACCGCTCAGACCTGGACGGTGGGGATGGTCTGCTCCGGGGGCAGGCCGCCGTCGCCGTCGACCACCTCGTCCGGCGTGCCGTCCTCGTCGATGTCCACCATGGTGATGTCCACCTTGCCGTCACCGTCGGTGTCGAACTGGAACAGGTCGGCCTTGCCGTCGCCGTCGGTGTCCACCACCCACACGTCGGTCTTGCCGTCGTTGTTGGTGTCCGCGCGGAGCAGGTCCACCCGCTCGTCGCCGCGGGTCTCGACCGTCTCGGTGTTCTCCGCGCTCTCCGGTGCCTGGCTCATCTCGTTCCTTCCTTCGGCGTTGACGGCCGTCCTTACCCCGTCCGCTCCGCCCCCACTCATTCCGGCGGCCCGGCCCTGCATAGGGTCGCATGCAGGAACGAGCGAGCGGACGGGCCCGGCGGCGGAGACCCCGCGCGCCCCCGCCGCGGCGAGGGGACATCGATGAGTGGTCGTTTTGTGGTCGTCGGGGCCGGCACCATGGGCCTCGGCATCGCGTACGTGGCGGCCGGCGCCGGGTACGCGGTCGAACTGGTCGAGGTCGACCCCGCCCGGGGCGCCGAGGCCGTCCGCCGGCTCGGCGAGCTGTGGGACCGGGGCGTGCAGCGCGGCAAGCTGACCGAGGAGGCGGCCACCGCCAACCGCGAGCGCGTCACGTTGCGGTCCGGGCTCGCCGAGGTGGCCGAGGGCGCCGACGTCATCGTGGAGGCGGTGCCCGAGCGGCTCGACCTGAAGCGTGCCGTGCTGCGCGAGGCGGAGAGCCGCCGGCCGGTGCTGCTGGGCAGCAACACCTCCAGCATCGCCATCGCCGAGCTGGCCGCCGGGCTGGACCGCCCGGCCGGCTTCGTCGGGCTGCACTTCTTCAACCCGGTGTGGGCGATGGCGCTGCTGGAGGTCGTGGTCGGCCCGGCCACCGCGCCGCAGACCACCGAGGCGGCCGTCGCGCTCGCCGGCCGGCTGGGCAAGGACCCCGTCGTCGTACGCGACATGCCCGGCTTCGCCACTTCCCGGCTCGGCGTCACGCTCGGCCTGGAGGCGATCCGGATGGTGGCCGACGAGGTGGCGAGCCCGGCCGACATCGACAAGGCGATGGTGCTCGGCTACCGGCATCCGATCGGCCCGCTGGAGCTGACCGACCTGGTCGGGCTGGACGTGCGGCTCGACATCGCGCGGACGCTCCAGGCCGCGTACGGGGACCGCTTCGCGCCGCCGCCGCTGCTGGTCGAGATGGTGGCCGCCGGGAAGCTGGGCAAGAAGTCCGGGCAGGGCTTCTACACCTGGGAAGGCGGTGTACGGCAGTGAGCGCGAGGAGTGAGCTTGCGAGCCCCGCAGTCGCGAACGAAAGGCTGGCACAGCAGTGACCGGACTGCGGATCGAGGAGCTGCCGGACCGGCTGGTGGTCACGCTGGACCGGCCGGAGAAACGCAACGCGATCGACGCCGACCTGGTGGCCGAGCTGCACGCGGTCTGCGCCGACCTGGAGGCGCGCCCCCGGCTGCTGCTGCTCACCGGCGGCGCGGCGGGGATCTTCGCCGGGGGCGCCGACATCGCCCAGCTCCGCGAGCGCGGCCGGCTGGACGCGCTGGCCGCCATCAACCAGGGCGTCTTCGCCCGCATCCGGGCGCTCCCGATGCCCACTGTGGCCGCCGTCGACGGGCCGGCGCTGGGCGGCGGCGCCGAACTGGCGTACGCCTGCGATCTGCGGGTGTGCACGGAGCGCGCGGTCTTCGGCCAGCCCGAGGTGCGGCTGGGCATCCTGGCCGGCGCCGGCGCCACCTACCGGCTGCCCGCGCTGATCGGTGAGGCGCGGGCCAAGGAACTGCTCTTCACCGGCCGCCGGGTGGACGCCGCGGAGGCGCTGCGGATCGGGCTGGTGAACCGGGTGGTGGCCGACCCGGAGGAACTGCTGCCCACCGCGCACGGCCTGCTCGACGAGATGGCAAAGGGCTCCGCGCTGGCCCTGCGGCTGACCAAGCTGGCAGTGGACGCCCCGGCGGCCGCGCACCCGCAGCTCGACCTGC
This genomic window contains:
- a CDS encoding 3-hydroxyacyl-CoA dehydrogenase family protein, with the protein product MSGRFVVVGAGTMGLGIAYVAAGAGYAVELVEVDPARGAEAVRRLGELWDRGVQRGKLTEEAATANRERVTLRSGLAEVAEGADVIVEAVPERLDLKRAVLREAESRRPVLLGSNTSSIAIAELAAGLDRPAGFVGLHFFNPVWAMALLEVVVGPATAPQTTEAAVALAGRLGKDPVVVRDMPGFATSRLGVTLGLEAIRMVADEVASPADIDKAMVLGYRHPIGPLELTDLVGLDVRLDIARTLQAAYGDRFAPPPLLVEMVAAGKLGKKSGQGFYTWEGGVRQ
- a CDS encoding PPOX class F420-dependent oxidoreductase; this encodes MTDLDRLAAEKYVLLTTFRKDGRAVATPVWAVRDGDSLAVWTVSDSGKVKRIRRDGRVTVAPCDVRGRPHGEAVPGHATIAGPESTQRVRGLLKQKYRLIGRLSLLGSRLRRGEGGTVGLRIVLDGAAPGHD
- a CDS encoding Glu/Leu/Phe/Val family dehydrogenase — encoded protein: MGVFASTDDPVSTGHEQVVFCQDKQSGLKAIIGIYSTALGPALGGTRFYPYATEEDALADVLDLSRGMAYKNALANLDLGGGKAVIWGDPEQIKSEALLRAYGRFVESLNGRYYTACDVGTYVADMDVIARETRYVTGRSVEHGGAGDSSILTAWGVFQGMRAAAEHVWGSPTLAGRRVGVSGLGKVGKYLTAHLLDDGAEVVATDVNPRALEWARTTHPQVTLVDDTAALVASDIDVYAPCALGGALNDETVPVLRAKVVTGAANNQLAHSGIEKVLADRGILYTPDYVVNSGGVIQVADEIEGFNFERAKLRATRIFDTTRQILQLAEDEGVPPAVAADRLAERRMADVGRLRAIHLR
- a CDS encoding class I SAM-dependent methyltransferase, giving the protein MTGEPEIGDVFGEMIRDAYAVATGIGPRPMAGGRLPRPVIEIIERDDGLINGAPAGHYLDPPQLWQPHDHRAVDRVRGHVLDVGVGAGRIALELQERGVPVTGLDTSLGALRVSRHRGVRDLVHGTVDEHAADGPRYDTFLLLGNNLGLFEGRERAPAMLAALAALARPGARVIAHGTDPYGTTDPAHTGYHERNRQRGRLGGQLRLRLRYRLLGTGWFDYLVCSPEEFAELVHGSPWQLADVDDTDHPYYLATLALRR
- a CDS encoding enoyl-CoA hydratase/isomerase family protein, with the protein product MTGLRIEELPDRLVVTLDRPEKRNAIDADLVAELHAVCADLEARPRLLLLTGGAAGIFAGGADIAQLRERGRLDALAAINQGVFARIRALPMPTVAAVDGPALGGGAELAYACDLRVCTERAVFGQPEVRLGILAGAGATYRLPALIGEARAKELLFTGRRVDAAEALRIGLVNRVVADPEELLPTAHGLLDEMAKGSALALRLTKLAVDAPAAAHPQLDLLSQAVLFEDEEKHRRMTEFLDRRRAR
- a CDS encoding BldC family transcriptional regulator, producing the protein MASRTHEPEPLLTPAEVASMFRVDPKTVTRWAKAGKLSAIRTLGGHRRYRESEVRALLQGQIPQQRQGD